The nucleotide sequence TGGAAAAATTAACAAGCGGTAACTCATTTGCCTCTACACCATAAATAGCGATTCCATTAGACGTTTCATCTGTCCAAATAGTCGGAGGAGTCACCAATGGCTTATCTCCGAATGACGGCTCTGCCGATCTATCAAATGAAGACTCGGTCTTTACAATTGTAAAGTCGCCTTCTTCCTCAATTACTTCGCTTTGTCCAAAATCGTTGATCCCTTCCTCTTTTATATCGGCAGCAACTGCACCTTCTACTGCTAAGTCACCTCCTCCTATAGGAACAAAATTGGTAACAATCTTATCTTGATCTAAGATATATTTTCTAAATACCCTCATCACATCATCTTTCGTTACAGCTTTTATGTTGGCTATATCTTTCTCAATGAAGCTTGGATCACCCGCGTACTCATTGTATAACGCTAATTGAAAGGCTTTTCCTAGCACACTACTAATTTCATTGTAAAAGCTTGTTTCTAATCCCGCTTTAATACGTTCTAAATCCTTTACGTCAAAACCTTCTTTATCAAATTTGTTCAGTGCTTCATTTAAAACCGTTCTTACAGAATCTAAATCAGTTCCTCCATTTGCTCTTACTCTGATTGTAAACGTCCCGGCAAGCTCATTCGAACTATTGTAAGATGATACGTCTGGTGCAACCTTCGTCTCCTCGACTACTGCTTTATACAATGCTGCTCTTTTTCCATCTGAAAGAATCTGGCCTAAAGCATCTAATGCCCATTGATCAGGGTGATATTGCTCTACCGTAGGATACGTCATCCTAATCTCAGGTAGCTGCGCAAAATTATCTTCATAATAAAATGTTTTAGTCTCAGTCAACTTCACTGGTTGTGGATCCATTGGCTTGTCCACGCCTCTAGATGGAATTTCACCGAAATATTTCGCTATCATTTCTTTTACCTCATCCTTCTTGATGTCTCCGGCAATTACCAGAGTAGCATTGTTTGGCCCGTACCATTGTTCGTAGAATTCTTTCACATCATCCAAAGTAGCTCCTTGAAGGTCTTCTAATTCCCCTATAACCGTCCAGTTATATGGATGTCCTTCCGGATAGAGTGCTTTCAAAATCACGCTTTGCGTATGGCCGTATGGTTGATTATCTACTCTTTGTCTTTTTTCATTTTGTACTACAGGCTTTTCACCTTCAAGGCTTGCCAACGAAACCGCATTTATGAAAAAGCCCATTCTATCCGATTCCATCCACAAAACTTTTTCAAGTGCATCTTTAGGTACTACCTCATAATAAATTGTTCCGTCGGTCCATGTACCCCCATTAAAAGTTCCTCCCCACTCATCAATATTTTTAAAAAAGCCTCCGTCAGGTACATTTTCTGAACGCTGAAAAAGCATGTGCTCAAAAAAGTGTGCAAATCCCGTTCTGCCAGGCTTTTCCCTGTTAGAACCTACATGTACCAGAATAGAAACAGCAACAATTGGATCTGAATCATCTTGATGTAGTATTACATCAAGTCCATTATCGAGTGTGTATTTTTCATACTCTACAGATAGGTCATCACCTGATTTTTCTGAAGGTGACGTGCAAGAAGTTATTATAACTCCAAGCGTCACAATACCAATAGATATTTTTTTGAATAGTTTCATTATAGAATTTGAAAATTGTTGAACATGCTATTTAATCAAAGATTAATGCCGATGGAAACAATTATCATATAAAAGGTTAATACTTTATATAAGTTATTGATTGAATTTGAATTGATTACTCCAAAAAGAGGTTATACTTTTGCACACTTAAATTTCAAACCAAAGATCAATCATGTCTACTAAAATCGGTATTAATGGATTTGGGCGAATAGGAAGATTAAGCTTCCGCTCACTTCTCGAGAAAAACAATGTGGAGGTTGCTGCTATCAACGACCTAACGGACACACACACCTTAGCGCATTTATTAAAGTATGATTCTAATCACGGGAGATTTCCTGGGACAGTTGAAGCAGACGACAAGCATTTGATTGTGAATGGAACGGCTATTCCTGTTTATGCTGAAAGAGATCCTGAAAATCTACCTTGGAGTGATCTTGGAGTTGAAATAGTACTAGAGTCAACAGGATTTTTCCTCGACGAGGCTGGTGCTGGTAAACATCTAAAAGCTGGAGCCAAAAAAGTAGTGATTTCAGCACCTGCTAAAGGTGGGATTCCAACGGTCGTACTAGGTGTCAACGAAGAAATTCTTACTGGAGATGAGACGATACTATCGAATGCTTCATGTACGACAAACTGCCTAGCACCAATGGCTAAGGTGTTGGACGACAACTTTGGCATTGAAAAAGGATATATCACCACAGTTCATGCATATACCTCTGATCAAAAATTACAAGATGCTCCTCATAAAGATTTAAGAAGAGCAAGAGCTGGGGCTGTCTCTATTATACCTACTTCCACAGGAGCTGCCAAAGCAGTTGGCTTAGTGCTACCTCATTTGAATGGTAAATTGGATGGAATAGCCATGAGAGTTCCCACTCCTACAGGCTCATTAACTGACCTTACTTGTGTTTTAAACAAAGAAGTAACGGCTGAAGAAATTAATGCAGCGATGAAAGCCGCGGCTGAAGGTCCTATGAAAGGTATCTTGGAGTACACTGAAGATCCCATCGTATCAATAGATATCGTAGGAAACCCTCACTCTAACATCTTTGATTCAAAATTAACTTCGGCAAGTGGAACACTTGTGAAAGTTGTAGGATGGTACGATAATGAAGCAGGTTACTCAAGTAGGGCCGCTGACTTGATCGCTAAGCTTGCTTAAGAGTTGAACTCATATAATCAATAAAAAAGGGACTCGATTGAGTCCCTTTTTTATTTAGGAAACTGTTTAATCCTTTTGAATTTTCTTATGGCTACCCTCTCACTATCTAAAAGTGTCATTTGAAAGCCTTCTTCTAAAAATTCAACAGACCAAAAGGTTCGACTTCCGCCACCATAAGGAATCAATTCTATTTCTAACTTATGTGCATGAACGTTATACACGCCATATTTTTTTCCACTTTTCGTTCCTGCAACAAACTTCCCGTCCCATCGAATAAACAAGTAGTCACTATCTGTTACTTTTTCTTTGAAAAGATCATCATTCCCCTTTAAATCATCCAACTTCCATAGCCCCAATAATTGATCTCGAGTAGTTGCAGGAAGCTTATCCGTTCTCTCTACAGAAACAACCACTTTATCTCCCTCCTCATCTCTATACCATTTCATTGAATGATCATCGAATTCAACCCTAAAAGCACCAAATGGATCAATGATTCCATTAGAAGTAGTAATTAGTAACTCATTTAATTTCTGATCAAAAGACCATTCCCCATATGAATGCTGAAGCCATCCATTGCCAGATTCTTGCGTAGAATCATCATTAAATCTTGTCCATTTTGCATCAGGCGTCATCACCTCATTCCCAACTTCTACTTTACTTATTATCCAAAGTCCAGCAATACTTTCAGCGTCTTGACCCAAAAGATTAATGGATGAAATGGATAAGATTAAAACGAATAGGTTTTTCATATTTCTTCTTTGATTAAAATTTTCAAAATATCATCGCCGGTTTTTAACTCATTTATCTGATCTCCTATATTTCCAAGCAAGGATATAATCCACTCACCTCCGTTATAGATGATCAACAGGCTTCTATACCCGTCTGTTGAACCTCCATGAATCACATAATTGCCTGGAACATCTAGCTTACCCATACGATAGTCCCCTTCTCCATCAAAGACTACCCAGCCATATCCATAAGAAATAGTAGGATTTAAGTTTCCAATATGATTCCTTAAAATCCAATTATTAGATTCATTTGAAATCAAAGTAGGATTGCTGTTCTCGATACCCCATTTAACCAAATCTTCTGATGTTGAGAATATTCTTCTCCCTAAAGAGTAATCAATAAAAGGGCTTTCGAGAAAAATGCCTTCTTTATAGTCATAAGCTTCTGCTAA is from Marinobacter alexandrii and encodes:
- the gap gene encoding type I glyceraldehyde-3-phosphate dehydrogenase — protein: MSTKIGINGFGRIGRLSFRSLLEKNNVEVAAINDLTDTHTLAHLLKYDSNHGRFPGTVEADDKHLIVNGTAIPVYAERDPENLPWSDLGVEIVLESTGFFLDEAGAGKHLKAGAKKVVISAPAKGGIPTVVLGVNEEILTGDETILSNASCTTNCLAPMAKVLDDNFGIEKGYITTVHAYTSDQKLQDAPHKDLRRARAGAVSIIPTSTGAAKAVGLVLPHLNGKLDGIAMRVPTPTGSLTDLTCVLNKEVTAEEINAAMKAAAEGPMKGILEYTEDPIVSIDIVGNPHSNIFDSKLTSASGTLVKVVGWYDNEAGYSSRAADLIAKLA
- a CDS encoding pitrilysin family protein; amino-acid sequence: MKLFKKISIGIVTLGVIITSCTSPSEKSGDDLSVEYEKYTLDNGLDVILHQDDSDPIVAVSILVHVGSNREKPGRTGFAHFFEHMLFQRSENVPDGGFFKNIDEWGGTFNGGTWTDGTIYYEVVPKDALEKVLWMESDRMGFFINAVSLASLEGEKPVVQNEKRQRVDNQPYGHTQSVILKALYPEGHPYNWTVIGELEDLQGATLDDVKEFYEQWYGPNNATLVIAGDIKKDEVKEMIAKYFGEIPSRGVDKPMDPQPVKLTETKTFYYEDNFAQLPEIRMTYPTVEQYHPDQWALDALGQILSDGKRAALYKAVVEETKVAPDVSSYNSSNELAGTFTIRVRANGGTDLDSVRTVLNEALNKFDKEGFDVKDLERIKAGLETSFYNEISSVLGKAFQLALYNEYAGDPSFIEKDIANIKAVTKDDVMRVFRKYILDQDKIVTNFVPIGGGDLAVEGAVAADIKEEGINDFGQSEVIEEEGDFTIVKTESSFDRSAEPSFGDKPLVTPPTIWTDETSNGIAIYGVEANELPLVNFSMRIMGGHYLDNPEKVGVANLMTDIMMEGTANKTPEELEDAIGQLGANLNMFTTNEFIQVSGNCLTRNFEATMELVQEIILEPRWDEKEFDRIINQTLQSIKQRETNPNSIATVVMNKKLYGENHILSHPSVGYEDHVKNISIDDLKAFYASNFAPNVTNFHIAGNVSQARAINALGRLKDGWEQKEVAMPSYEVPSLPSTPQVYFVDVPEAKQSVIRMSRLTVDADDPAYNEIMVANDRLGDGSSGRLFQILREEKQFTYGAYSFPGRSAMAPGTFTAFSSVKSSTTKDALDTFKEVIGTYGDTYTTDDLEKTQTAMIKENARNFETLNNLLGILQNISTYNLPLDYINNEQKVVTEATIESIQSTVSEYFDLSNYIFVIVGDKATQFDQLRVNGPGDPVLVDRYGNVAGAM